The following proteins come from a genomic window of Paenibacillus swuensis:
- a CDS encoding ABC transporter ATP-binding protein, producing the protein MSDKNQKPKDQDQAEPITNQDRFVYQDDEIMEKPFDWGQLRRLGVYLKPYAKQLLPVIIIMMVLGTITRLAVPFIISQAIDKAIEPVAGGGGNVRLLWIYAITMMVLYLIQWGANTYRIRYTNIIGQRVIYDIRHDIFKHIQKLSFNFFDKRPAGSVLVRVTNDVNSLQDLFTNGVVNVLIDCVQLVGIIIILLTLNFKLGLAVMITVPLMFIVSTSLRKHIRRAWQDVRTKQARLNAHLSESIQGIRVTQAFTQEKENIGFFDEMNMFNRLSWNKASMMNQSFGPVIEITGAIGAFILFFYGAHLIESKEITIGLFVAFASYVGNFWEPINRLGQMYSQVLVAMASSERIFEFMDIEPLVDNRKEAVSLSNIEGDITFDQIVFEYEKGRQALKGISLDVQAGQSIAFVGHTGSGKSTMINLLCRFYDPVQGRVLIDGHDIRDIRLESLRSQVGIVLQDTFIFSGTIRDNIRFGRLDATDEEVEIAAKAVNAHDFIAGLPDGYETEVQERGNVLSMGQRQLISFARALLADPKILILDEATASIDTETELKIQEALKTLLFGRTSFIIAHRLSTIRHADNIVVMDHGRIMEQGNHEELMRHAGIYRGLIDAQFKFLSA; encoded by the coding sequence TTGAGCGACAAGAACCAGAAACCTAAAGACCAGGATCAAGCAGAACCGATAACAAATCAAGATCGTTTCGTTTATCAGGATGATGAAATTATGGAGAAACCGTTTGACTGGGGACAATTAAGACGTCTTGGTGTCTACCTGAAGCCTTACGCTAAACAACTTCTGCCTGTTATCATTATCATGATGGTCCTTGGAACGATTACACGGCTTGCCGTGCCGTTTATCATCAGCCAGGCGATTGATAAAGCCATTGAACCTGTTGCCGGTGGCGGGGGGAATGTAAGACTCCTATGGATTTATGCGATTACGATGATGGTACTTTACTTGATTCAGTGGGGAGCTAACACCTATCGAATCCGGTACACCAATATTATCGGACAACGTGTAATTTATGACATCAGGCATGATATATTTAAGCATATTCAAAAACTCTCCTTTAATTTCTTTGATAAACGCCCCGCGGGTTCCGTGCTTGTGCGGGTAACGAATGATGTCAATTCGCTACAGGATTTGTTCACAAACGGTGTTGTCAATGTCCTCATTGATTGTGTACAGCTGGTAGGGATTATTATCATCTTGCTCACGTTGAATTTTAAGCTTGGATTAGCCGTGATGATAACTGTACCTTTAATGTTTATTGTCTCTACCTCGCTGCGTAAACACATCCGCAGAGCCTGGCAGGATGTTCGCACGAAACAGGCGCGACTTAACGCTCATTTAAGTGAGAGTATCCAGGGAATACGCGTAACGCAAGCGTTCACCCAAGAGAAGGAGAACATCGGATTCTTCGACGAGATGAATATGTTCAACCGGCTTTCTTGGAACAAGGCATCAATGATGAATCAATCCTTCGGTCCCGTTATTGAAATAACCGGGGCGATCGGCGCCTTTATCTTGTTCTTCTATGGAGCTCACTTAATTGAATCCAAAGAAATTACTATTGGTTTGTTCGTGGCCTTTGCCAGCTATGTAGGGAATTTCTGGGAACCTATCAACAGGCTAGGACAAATGTATTCACAGGTGCTGGTCGCCATGGCTTCATCGGAGCGCATCTTCGAATTTATGGATATTGAGCCTTTAGTCGATAACCGGAAGGAAGCGGTGTCCCTGTCGAACATTGAAGGCGATATTACCTTTGATCAGATTGTGTTCGAGTATGAGAAAGGCCGCCAAGCATTGAAAGGAATATCCTTGGATGTTCAAGCAGGTCAGTCGATCGCGTTTGTCGGTCACACGGGATCGGGTAAAAGCACGATGATCAACTTGCTGTGCAGATTCTATGATCCTGTCCAGGGCAGGGTGCTGATCGACGGACATGATATCCGGGATATCCGGCTGGAAAGCCTGCGTTCACAGGTTGGTATCGTGTTGCAGGATACCTTCATCTTCTCGGGAACGATTCGCGATAACATTCGTTTCGGACGATTGGACGCCACGGATGAGGAAGTAGAGATCGCGGCAAAAGCGGTCAATGCGCATGACTTCATTGCCGGTTTACCGGACGGCTATGAAACGGAAGTACAGGAGCGAGGCAACGTACTCTCCATGGGACAGCGACAGTTAATATCGTTTGCGAGGGCTCTGTTGGCGGATCCGAAAATTCTGATCCTGGATGAGGCGACAGCAAGCATCGATACGGAGACAGAGTTGAAAATACAAGAAGCTTTGAAAACTCTCTTGTTCGGAAGAACCTCCTTCATTATCGCCCATCGCCTGTCTACCATTCGTCATGCGGATAATATTGTGGTTATGGATCACGGCCGGATTATGGAGCAGGGGAATCATGAAGAGTTAATGCGGCACGCGGGCATTTATCGGGGATTAATTGATGCTCAGTTTAAATTCCTTTCAGCTTAA
- a CDS encoding ABC transporter ATP-binding protein, with amino-acid sequence MEVFRQLKQFYWSEKRLLTVSIFCLMVATALGLVYPYLLKILIDDVIKQENYAIVPALAIGVFVVSTVKGIFQFLHGLSGGRVGNRVAYSMRNALYEKLQYLSFQYYDTAKTGDLMSRLTADLEAIRQFIGFGFAQVLNMFLMFTFGSALMLYMNWQLTLITFVTVPLLAYTAIRFEKKIHPAFREMRLAMSNLTTAVQENITGVRTVKSFAREPYEVEKFSSRNENYKANQIEAASIWGKYFPVMELFACLCVVILLASGGTMVINGSLTLGELVAFFSLIWYIIGPMWQIGFHINNYTQSKASGERILEILNQYIHVKNKENATELSDEDVQGHVVFTDVTFAYPDKKPALRQFHVDAKPGSVIGLLGGTGAGKSTVIQLLMRAYSPQAGSITLDGHAIDDVTIHSLRKQIATVFQETFLFSSSIRNNIAYGLRHVTDEQVMYAAKLAKAHEFIMELPLGYDTVVGERGMGLSGGQKQRIAIARALLKNPRVLILDDATSAVDMETEHEIQAGFKELMKGRTTFIIAHRISSLRHADEIIVLDEGRTVQRGTHEQLLAMEGPYRKTYEIQYADAPDAAAAARRLAN; translated from the coding sequence GTGGAAGTATTCAGGCAATTGAAGCAGTTTTACTGGTCTGAGAAGAGGCTGCTCACCGTATCGATTTTTTGTCTGATGGTCGCAACGGCATTAGGGCTTGTATATCCTTATCTGTTAAAAATTTTAATTGACGATGTCATTAAGCAAGAAAATTACGCCATTGTACCTGCTCTGGCCATCGGGGTTTTTGTAGTGTCAACGGTAAAGGGAATTTTTCAATTTCTCCATGGATTAAGCGGGGGACGCGTTGGCAATCGTGTAGCTTATTCAATGCGAAATGCGTTATATGAGAAACTGCAATATTTATCGTTTCAGTATTATGATACTGCCAAAACCGGTGACTTGATGTCCAGATTAACGGCAGACCTGGAGGCCATTCGACAGTTTATAGGCTTTGGATTTGCACAAGTTCTAAACATGTTCCTGATGTTTACGTTTGGCTCGGCCCTTATGCTGTATATGAACTGGCAACTTACCCTCATCACATTTGTAACTGTTCCGTTGCTTGCATATACGGCTATACGTTTTGAGAAGAAGATTCATCCGGCCTTTCGGGAAATGCGGCTCGCGATGAGTAATCTAACCACAGCAGTTCAAGAAAATATCACAGGTGTTCGAACCGTAAAATCGTTCGCCCGCGAGCCTTACGAGGTAGAAAAGTTCTCCTCCCGGAATGAAAACTATAAAGCGAATCAGATTGAAGCGGCTTCAATATGGGGCAAATATTTCCCGGTCATGGAGCTGTTCGCGTGTCTGTGCGTCGTAATCCTGTTGGCTTCCGGCGGGACGATGGTCATTAACGGCAGCTTGACGCTGGGCGAACTGGTCGCATTCTTTAGTTTAATCTGGTACATTATCGGGCCTATGTGGCAGATTGGGTTCCACATTAACAACTATACACAGTCCAAAGCTTCAGGTGAACGTATACTTGAGATCTTAAACCAATATATCCATGTGAAGAATAAAGAGAACGCGACTGAGCTCTCGGATGAAGATGTTCAAGGTCATGTAGTATTCACTGATGTAACATTCGCCTATCCGGATAAAAAGCCCGCGCTACGTCAATTCCATGTGGACGCCAAACCCGGCAGTGTCATTGGATTGTTAGGGGGAACGGGTGCAGGTAAATCAACCGTTATCCAATTGTTAATGCGGGCCTACAGCCCTCAAGCCGGCTCGATCACGTTGGATGGTCATGCCATTGATGACGTAACCATTCACAGTTTACGCAAACAGATCGCGACGGTGTTCCAAGAAACCTTTCTTTTCTCTTCTTCGATTCGTAACAACATTGCTTACGGTTTGCGCCATGTGACCGATGAGCAAGTTATGTATGCCGCCAAGCTGGCCAAAGCGCATGAATTTATTATGGAGTTGCCGCTCGGCTATGACACGGTAGTCGGTGAGCGAGGTATGGGTTTGTCCGGCGGACAGAAGCAGCGAATTGCGATTGCCCGAGCTCTGTTAAAGAATCCTCGAGTATTGATTCTTGACGACGCGACAAGCGCGGTGGATATGGAAACTGAACATGAAATCCAAGCAGGTTTCAAGGAACTGATGAAAGGGCGCACAACCTTCATTATCGCCCATCGGATCTCCTCTCTCCGCCATGCTGATGAAATTATCGTTCTGGATGAAGGACGCACGGTGCAGCGAGGGACGCATGAGCAACTGCTCGCTATGGAAGGTCCTTACCGAAAAACTTATGAAATCCAATATGCTGATGCGCCCGACGCAGCCGCGGCGGCCAGGAGGTTGGCGAATTGA